In Gossypium raimondii isolate GPD5lz chromosome 12, ASM2569854v1, whole genome shotgun sequence, a single window of DNA contains:
- the LOC105764724 gene encoding pentatricopeptide repeat-containing protein PNM1, mitochondrial → MPPLTSLQLRRLLHRCVSSPSPFQPHALLSPKPQFTPTHFPKLPFVISKPFSTQNPSPQTPDPVALSLSAELLKDPSLDPLAITPRLQLHFSHIKPTPLLISQTLNLSPEAGRTVLGFNDWVLSDPDFNHTDETLSFFVDYFGRRKDFKAAHDLLVNHKSVAGPKTLNSSIDRLVRAGRPTQVLGFFERMEKDYGFNRDKESLKLVVEKLCENGYASYAEKLVKDSANEIFPDEMICDLLIKGWCVDGKLEEARRLAGEMYRGGFEIGTMAYNAMLDCVCKLCREKDPFRLHSEAEKVLLDMDFNGVPRNVETFNLLLNNLCKIRKTEDAMKLFFRMGEWGCYPNAESYLIMIRSLYQAARIGEGDEMIDGMKSAGFGDQLGKKEYYGFLKILCGIERVEHAMSVFKKMKADGCEPGIKTYDLLMGKWCAHNRLDRANALYNEALKNGVPVEPKPYRVDPRYMKKTKAVKKEKKRETFSEKMARKRRRLKQIRLSFVKKSKGRMRSA, encoded by the coding sequence atgccaCCATTAACGTCTCTGCAACTCCGTCGGCTGCTTCACCGTTGCGTCTCTTCGCCTTCTCCCTTTCAACCCCATGCTTTGCTTTCCCCGAAACCTCAATTTACGCCCACCCATTTCCCCAAATTGCCATTTGTGATCTCTAAACCCTTCTCCACCCAGAACCCTAGCCCTCAAACCCCAGATCCGGTTGCTTTATCTCTTTCGGCTGAACTCCTCAAGGACCCTTCTTTAGACCCTCTCGCTATCACCCCTAGACTCCAGCTTCACTTTTCTCACATCAAACCAACCCCTTTGTTAATCTCCCAGACCCTCAATCTCTCCCCTGAAGCTGGCCGAACCGTTTTAGGGTTTAACGATTGGGTTTTATCGGACCCCGATTTCAACCACACCGATGAAACGCTTTCGTTTTTCGTCGATTATTTCGGTCGAAGAAAAGATTTCAAAGCTGCCCACGATCTCCTTGTCAATCACAAGTCTGTTGCCGGGCCTAAAACTCTTAACTCCTCCATTGATAGGCTGGTTCGTGCTGGCAGGCCAACTCAAGTTCTGGGGTTTTTCGAGAGAATGGAGAAGGATTATGGTTTCAACAGAGATAAAGAATCACTGAAGTTGGTAGTGGAGAAATTGTGTGAAAATGGCTACGCGAGTTATGCTGAGAAATTGGTGAAAGACTCAGCCAACGAGATATTCCCGGACGAGATGATATGTGACTTATTGATCAAAGGTTGGTGTGTTGATGGGAAGCTGGAAGAAGCCAGAAGATTAGCTGGGGAAATGTATAGGGGAGGTTTTGAGATCGGTACAATGGCGTATAATGCAATGCTTGATTGTGTTTGTAAGCTTTGTAGGGAAAAAGATCCATTTCGACTTCATTCGGAAGCTGAGAAAGTTCTGCTTGATATGGATTTTAATGGGGTTCCAAGAAATGTGGAGACTTTTAATTTGTTGTTGAATAACCTTTGTAAGATTAGGAAAACTGAGGATGCAATGAAGTTGTTTTTTAGGATGGGGGAGTGGGGATGTTATCCGAATGCAGAGAGTTATTTGATTATGATTCGTAGCTTGTATCAGGCTGCTCGAATAGGAGAAGGAGATGAGATGATCGACGGGATGAAATCTGCTGGATTTGGTGATCAGCTTGGCAAGAAAGAATATTATGGATTTCTGAAGATTTTGTGTGGGATTGAAAGGGTTGAGCATGCCATgagtgtttttaagaaaatgaaggCTGATGGGTGTGAACCTGGCATTAAGACTTATGATTTGTTAATGGGGAAATGGTGTGCTCATAATCGGCTAGATCGAGCCAATGCACTCTACAATGAAGCTCTGAAAAATGGGGTGCCAGTGGAACCTAAGCCGTATCGTGTTGATCCAAGATATATGAAGAAAACTAAAGCtgtgaagaaggagaagaagagggAGACTTTTTCTGAGAAAATGGCTAGGAAGAGGAGACGGCTCAAGCAAATTCGACTGAGTTTTGTAAAGAAGAGTAAAGGAAGAATGCGCAGTGcctaa